AACAATTTAATTATAACCTATGGAGGTAAATATCCCTTTTAACATCGTTTAAAATTACTTTAAATAAACGTTTTTAGAATTTAGAAAGATACTATTTCAAACAATAAAGGAGGGTATTAAAATGTCTTATGTTAATACAAGAGAAATACTCGATAAAGCTAGTAAAGAATATTATGGAGTAGCTGCATTTAATATCAACAATTTAGAATTTTTACAGGCAATACTTGCAGGTGCTGCAGAAAAAAAATCACCTGCTATAATAGAAACAAGTGAAGGTGCAATAAAATATGCAGGTATGGGAGATTATTTTAAAGGTGCAAGAATATTTGTAAATATGGTAAAAGAATTTGCAAATGATTTAGATATTCCAGTTGCTTTACATTTAGATCATGGTAAAGACTTTAATATAATAATGGCTTGTATAAAAGCTGGATATTCTTCAGTCATGATAGATGCTTCACATTATGATTTCGAAGATAATTTGAGAATAACAAAAGATGTTGCAAGAATTGCTCATGCTGCTGGAGTTTCTGTAGAAGCAGAATTAGGACAATTGGCTGGTATAGAAGATAATGTAGAAGCTGCTGAAAATGTACTCGTAAATGTAGATCAGGCTGAAAAATTCTGTGCTGAATCTGAAATAGACTTTTTTGCTCCTGCAATAGGTACTTCTCATGGTGCATTTAAATTTAAAGGCGAAGCAAAACTAGATTATGATAGATTGAAGAAAGTTAAGGAAATAACTGGTAAACCATTGGTACTTCATGGTGCATCAAGTGTTGTTCAAGAATATGTTAAAATAGCTGAAGAACACGGTGCCGATTTTGGTGGTTCAAAAGGTGTTCCTTCAGATGTATTAAAAGAAACTGTTAAATTTGGTATAAACAAAGTTAACACCGATACAGACCTAAGAATAGCTTATATAGCTGGATTGAGAGAATACTTAGATAATGATTCCAAACAATTTGACCCAAGAAAATATTATAAAGTTGCTATGGACTATACCAAACAAGTTGTAATGGATAGAATAGATATTTTAGGATCTGCTGGAAAAATATAATAGATATAAATATATTCAATATTTCGATATCCCTCATATGAGGGATATCGAAATTTATATTTAGGTAGGAGGGATCATATGAAAATCTTAGTAATAAATACCGGAAGTTCTTCGCTAAAGTATCAAGTTTTAAATATGAATGATGAAGAGTTATTATGCAAAGGTTTGGTAGAAAAAATAGGTCTTCCAGATTCAAAAATCAAACAAAAATGTGGAAATTTAAAGTTCGAAGAAGAACATTATTTCGAGAATCATGAACAAGCTTTAAAAAGAGTTATAGAATTAGTAACAGATGAAAAAAAGGGTTGTTTAAAAAGCATGTCGGAAATAGACGCCATTGGTCATAGAGTTGTGCATGGCGGAGAAGATTTTTCGAAGTCTGTATTGATAACTGATGAGGTTATGAAAGCTTTGGAGGATAATATCAATCTTGCTCCATTACATAATCCAGCAAATATCACAGGGATTAAAGCTGCTCAAAAGCTTTTACCAGAAGTTCCTCAAATTGGAGTTTTTGATACAGCTTTTCATCAAACAATGCCGCCTAA
This genomic stretch from Oceanotoga teriensis harbors:
- the fba gene encoding class II fructose-1,6-bisphosphate aldolase, with translation MSYVNTREILDKASKEYYGVAAFNINNLEFLQAILAGAAEKKSPAIIETSEGAIKYAGMGDYFKGARIFVNMVKEFANDLDIPVALHLDHGKDFNIIMACIKAGYSSVMIDASHYDFEDNLRITKDVARIAHAAGVSVEAELGQLAGIEDNVEAAENVLVNVDQAEKFCAESEIDFFAPAIGTSHGAFKFKGEAKLDYDRLKKVKEITGKPLVLHGASSVVQEYVKIAEEHGADFGGSKGVPSDVLKETVKFGINKVNTDTDLRIAYIAGLREYLDNDSKQFDPRKYYKVAMDYTKQVVMDRIDILGSAGKI